A region of the Acidobacteriota bacterium genome:
GGGACCAGGCGTTGGAGCTGATCCTCAAGAACAACGGCCTCGACATGGTGCTCGAGGGGAACGTCGTCCGGATCGCGCCGATCTCGAAGCTGGCCGAGGAGGCCTCGGCGCGGAAGGCGCTGCGGGAGGCCAAGGAGCTCGAGGCACCGCCCGTGACGATCACCCGAACCCTCTCCTACGCCAAGGCTAAGGACGTCGAGCAGGTGGTGCGCGACGCGATCCTCAGCCAGAAAGGCCGGGTGATCGTCGACGAGCGCACGAACACGCTGATCATCCGGGACATCCCTTCCCGGATCGAGGCGATCGACCGGCTGCTCAGCACCCTCGACGCCGAGACCCCTCAGGTGATGATCCAGGCGCGGATCGTGGAGGTCTCCCGTGACTTTGTCGAGGACCTCGGGATCAGCTGGGGCGCCTCGGCGAATGCCGACCCGAACCTCGGCACGGCGACGGGGCTCCAGTTCCCCAACAGGGCTTCGGTGAACTACGATCTGAACCTGCCGCGGAACCCGGCGGCCTCGGCGCTGGGCTTCTCCTTCGGCAACGTTCTGGACTCGTTCACCCTCGATGTCACGCTCGACGCGCTCGAGACCGAGGGGTACGCGCGGCGCCTCTCGTCGCCCAAGGTCGCCACGCAGAACAACGAGCCGGCGGAGATCGAGCAGGGCGTCCGCATCCCGATCGTCAGCACGACGGCGACCGAGATCGACGTCCGGTTCGTCTCCGCGTCGCTGAGGTTGCGCTGCACGCCTCAGATCACGGCGGAAGGGACCGTGGTCCTCGATATCGAGGTCGAGAACAACTCGCCCGACTTCGTCAACACGGTGGGCGAGGTCCCGGCGATCAACACGCAGCGCGCCCAAACGAAGGTCCTGATCGCCGACGGCGGCACGACGGTGATCGGTGGGATCTTTACCGTGAACGAGGGCCGGAGCGAATCCGGCGTGCCGGTGCTGCGGAAGATCCCCGGACTCGGTTGGCTGTTCCGCTCGCGCAACGAGCAGACGCGCAACCGTGAGCTGCTGATCTTCCTCACCCCGCGGATCATCAAGGCGTCCTGACGCCAGGCACGGAGAAGACGGTATGCATGCCAGCCGCATCACCCTG
Encoded here:
- the pilQ gene encoding type IV pilus secretin PilQ, with amino-acid sequence PAAVEVPAAEPAPEPAAVEVPAAEPAPEPAALEVPAAEPAPEAAALEVPAVEPAPEPAALEVPAVEPAPEPAAVEVPAVEPAPEPAALEVPAAEPAPEPAPVASSSDEAARTWADEEIERVIEEAAAAAPLAPAPVEPETESYRAESSRGAIPLPSAETKTIEDVRRTYTGRPITLNLVDADIKQVFGLFHEISGLNFVLDPAVSGTVTIVVDKVPWDQALELILKNNGLDMVLEGNVVRIAPISKLAEEASARKALREAKELEAPPVTITRTLSYAKAKDVEQVVRDAILSQKGRVIVDERTNTLIIRDIPSRIEAIDRLLSTLDAETPQVMIQARIVEVSRDFVEDLGISWGASANADPNLGTATGLQFPNRASVNYDLNLPRNPAASALGFSFGNVLDSFTLDVTLDALETEGYARRLSSPKVATQNNEPAEIEQGVRIPIVSTTATEIDVRFVSASLRLRCTPQITAEGTVVLDIEVENNSPDFVNTVGEVPAINTQRAQTKVLIADGGTTVIGGIFTVNEGRSESGVPVLRKIPGLGWLFRSRNEQTRNRELLIFLTPRIIKAS